The following is a genomic window from Apodemus sylvaticus chromosome 10, mApoSyl1.1, whole genome shotgun sequence.
CCCAGTCCCATTCCCACCCTGGCAGCCTGtcctttctcatcctgcttaccCTGCAGACAAGCAACCCATTGGTCTAAACTGCCGACCCGTGTGCATGTGTTGTACTGCAGATACCAAGAACCTGTATTCAAGAATCCCTGCCCGATTCCACCACCGTCCCAGTTTCCTACCAGGGCATGTCAATCACCTTGACTCTTGGATACCAGACACAAATGATGAGAACATTTCTAGGTGCTGCTGGATGCCACCCCAGTGTGGGCATGGCAGAGTGCCCACGGAAGCCCCATGGGAACTGTGGAAAGAAGGGCTGGTGGGAGCTGGAGAAGCCCCTCAGGCCACAGCCATGAAGACTCAAGCACCTTCCTTTGCCAGGCCAGAGGTTTCTCCCCAGATTCCAAAGATAAGCAAGCTGAACATGGGTCCACCCTCTTCACCCCAAGCCAACAAGACTAAGGCACCAGTTGACAGTCCATCCCATGCTCCGGCCCAGGCTCTAACTTATACCTCAACCAACACCCATGAGCACCCCTCCACCCAGTCCCAGACTCAGACCTCGGAGCACTCTGAATTCAGGGCACAGGGTGTCAAGCATACCTTAGCCCATGCACCGCCATCCCGTGAATCAGACTTTGTCCCAGCCCTCAGTGAAGTCCCCAAACCAGTCAAGGCTCCATCTCCAACCTCATCCCGTcaaccagcccccaccccaccctatccCCCCATCCAGTCCCCAAATCATAGTCAATCCCATGCCTTGGGTCAGGCCAAGTCCCGTACCCTGCCCTCTAGTCCACTCCAGGTTccagccccaaccccagcccAGGGTTTAGCCCACAGCCCTAAGCGAAACTCAGTCCGCACATCACGACAACCCCCAACCAAGTCTCCCACATATGCTTCCTACCAATCCCAAGTCCACAATCCAGTCCGAATCCCAGTACAGACCTTGACCCACTCCCAAGGTGATGTCCCTAAAGAAACATCTCAAGTCTTAGCACATGCCCCACGCCATTCTCCAATTCATTTATATGCCCGTACCTCAGTGCCCACCCCAACCTCTGCCCCAGCTCCTGCCCCAACCTTTACCCCAGCCACTTGTGTTCTGGCCCCTGTCCCAACCTGTGCCCCAGCCCCTGCCCTAGCACTGTCCATGACCATGACTACTCCAGCACCTGCTCAAGTTCCGACCACCACCTCTACCCCTATCCTATCTGCTGTTCCTTCTATGGTGGCTACTTTTGGCCCCAACTTTTCCACTGGCCATATGGTCTATGACGCCCGAAGGGTGAAGCAGAACACCTTCCCTAAACCCAGCTCCCAGGACTCGAGGTATTTCAGGAAGGACTTGAACATCCTCTCCAGACCCCAAGAGGTGACGGGCCTGGTGAATTCTGGTTCTGCTGAGCAAACACCAAAGCAGCATGGTGGAGACAGTGCTGAGCCTCCTTCAGGGCCTAGGCTGGGCTACCTGGAGTTGGGGAACATGGAATGGAAGATCTCAGAGAATGCCAAAGATAAGTTCTCCCAGCCCAAGACCTTCCCTTACAGCAACACTCATCCTTGCTGTTCTGAGAGGAAAACTGAGGCAGCCCAGGCTCCGCTGTACCACCAGTACCTGGTCTATGCCCAGGATGCTATGCCCTCGAAACCCTGCCTTCACTCTCCCAGCACTACTCAGAGCACACTGCCCACTGTCCCTCCACCATGTACTCTCTCTCTGCCGCTTGTGTCTCCCAGAACATTTGCTGTGTCTCAGTCTAACCATcagaagctttccaatttgaCTCAagccccctcctttctctcaacTCCCAATTCTCCTCAGACGGCCTCCTCTTCGCACTTCTCTATCCCTTCTCAGTTCTCCACCATTTCTCAGTCCTTAATCCAACCTCCAAACCCTGAGAATCAAAACCTTAACCAAGGCCCTGGCCTTCAAAAGACTCCATCCCTTGCCAAGGATTCTGGTGTTCCCAAGAATACAGGCCTTACACAAGATATAGGACTCCGGAAAAACCCAAGCCTTAACCCAAATCCAGGACTCCAGAAAAACCCAGGCCTTACCGAAGATCCAGGCATCCACAAGAACCCAAGCCTTACCCCAAATCCAGGATTCCAGAAGAACCCAGGTCTTACCCAAGATCCAGGCCTCCACAAGAACCCAGGGCTTACCCTGACCCCAGGCGTCAACAAGAACTTGGGTTTCTACAAGTTTCCAAACCATACTCAAGATCTTTACCTCTGCATGACTCCAAACAGTTCTCAAGATTCTTGCCTTCAAAAGAATCTAGATATCCCTCAGGATTCTGGCCTAAGGAGTCCAGCTGCCATCCAAGATGCCAGCATTCTTAGCAATCATCCAGCCTTAGGTGCTGCTTCTGGCCAGAGGACTTTGAGCTTTATGCAAGACTCTCTGGTCTACAGGAATGCTCCATTAAACCAAGATACTGTaatcaacaaaaataaagacCCCTCCCTAGCGACCAACTATAAGAGGCCAGACCCCTGTCAAGATTCTGGAGGTAATAATGTCACAGAAAATGTACAACATCCAGAAGTCTGCAGGAATGTAGGCCTTACCCAAGACTCTAGACCACAGAAGAACCGGCACCATACAGAAGATTCTGAAGTTAACAAAAGCTCAGAGCTTACCCAGGAATCTGGTCCCCATAAGAGCCTAGGTCTTGCCCAAACTTCTTGCCTCCATAAGAGCTCAGGTCTCACACAAGACTCAGGAGACTACAAGAATCTAGGCCTTATCCAAGATTCTGGAATCTGTAGAGGCCCAGATCTTATCCAAGACTCTGACTCCTACAAGAGTAGTAGCCTTGTCAATGCCACTGAAACCGAAAAAAGATCCGACCTTAACCAAGATGTCAGCATTTACAGTTCAGAACATAGCCAAAGCTCTAACCTTCAGGAAAGCCCAACAACTGAGCAAGATCCCTGTCCTCATCAGGATCCAGCACTTGGCCGGGGCTCCAGCTTCAAGCCTCCAGGCCTTACCCAGCAAGCTAGCCCCTGCAAGGACTCAGGCCTTATCCTAGACCCTGGCCTCGCCAAAAGGCTAAGCTATGTTCCAGAATCTGTGGGTACAGATTCTACCCAAATCTCGGGCTCACTTCAGTCAGTAATGCTAACACCTTCCCCAGTGAAACCCTTTGTATGTAAGATGGCTTCTCAAAAGGACAATACGGAGCAACACTTACCCTGGACCTCTGTCCCCGTCAATCAAAACTCCTGCCCTTCCAAGGCCCAAGTGATCTCTGCGGACCTGAAAACTTTTTCAGAGGTTCCTGTACTGATTGAACTACAGTCCCCCTCCCGGCGGTTAGACAGCCAAGACTGGGTATACCACCCCGTAGATACAGGTCCTCCAGCTTGCCAGAAGTATCGCCAGATGTCGATGCCTCCCAAAATCAACTGGAAGCCCCATTGCCCTGGACCAGGCACCCGGTCAGGTCATGTGGTCTTTGACTCCCGCCAGAAACCATTAGTAACTGGCAGAGAAAAGTGCGAAGCTCTATCTTCCAGGCGCTTCCGTCAAGAGACACCCAGAAACTCTGAGGAGACCCAGAAGGAGTGGGGATATCAAAATGTGCTGAGGACCTTCAACAAAGAGGGGACAAATACGCGTCGGGAATAAAGAGGCGAGAGAAGCATTCTGTGGCTGGTCGAGGCTCTCCACCCCAGCACTACCACCAATATTGACTAGCTCCCCATCTTAAACAGACACAGAATTAACACATTCCTATCGTCCTCCACAACTCCATAGCCAGGCTCAAGAGCTGATTTTCAGGGGGAAAAATACTAACCACTAGCCAAATGTGACTATTAAAAtgtcaattaaaatttaaaattctcacaaGTGTTGTGTTGCACacgtaaatcccagcacttggcgagtggaggtaggaggatcaggagtttgaagAAATCCTTTGCTACCTAATGAGTCCTAGCCCTcctcaggtggctcacagctgtctgtaacttcagtcctaGGGGACCTAACGCCATCTTCTGGCCTATGtgagcactgcacacatgtagaaaccactcacacataaataataaattaagctaggcatggtggtgaatgtcttcaatcccagcactaagaagtcagagaggcaggtggatctctgtgggtttgagactagtctggtctacataattTCTAGGATAAGGTTACACAGAGATAGAGCctatccccccccaaaaaaaaagaaagaaagaaagagaaaaagaaaaagaaaaaaaaagaaaaagaaaaagaaaaactgagccCCACCAGTTACTGTTTCTGGTAGGAATCAAAGATCATGTGATCTGTTTGGATACCTGGTTCTGGGAAGTGGGGCCTCTAGGTTGTACGATCAGAGTGTGGGACCTAGGCCAGGCGATTCGTATTTTGAGCCCAGACAGAACTACATGGCAAAAGCCTGTCtctaaaagacaaaaatcaactttttttttttttttttggttttttgagacagggtttctctgtgtagtcctggctgtcctggaactcactctgtagacaggctggcctcgaactcagaaatccacctgcttctgcctcccaagtgctgggattaaaggcgtgtgccaccactgcccagctgacaaaatcaacttaacagttgactttttaaaaaaaattttatttttatatttatttattttttattttttcaagacagggtttctctgtgtagccctaaatGTGCTGgaactttgtagatcaggctggcctcgaactcagaaatccgcctgcctctacctcccaagtgctgggattacaggcatgtgccaccatgcccagcctccttttttttttttttttaacagaaggaGGGAGTTGAGATTCTCTAatgttgtagctcaggctgtcctatGACGACAAGTCCATCAAAGATCATGTGATCTGTCTGGATACCTGGTCCTGGGCTGTGGGGCCTCTAGGTTGATTTGTGAGGCATACACATCGAGGACACTTTGGCAGGCTGAAGGAACTGTGTTTATAGGTACAGACTGGCCTCACATTAGAGGCAACCCTCTGCTGCCCCAGCTTCTTGATTTAAGGATTATAGGGAAAGAGCCACCACACCTAAGGTATCTCCgctcattcttttctttaaagactGGATGTGGTAGTGCATGTTTGCAACCTCAGAATtcgggaggtagagacagaagacggagctcaaggccaacctcgAATACCTAGGAAGGTCAAGGACAGCCTGACCTGTATGATACCCTGTTTTAATACAAAGGAGAGGGGTCTGGTGAGACTGCTCAGAAGGCAGGGATGCTTGCTGCAGCCCTGAGGTGAGTCTGATCTCAGGATTAAGAGGCAATTGCTGCAAGGGGTCCTTTGTGGTCTGGGTATACagatgtgcatgtgcacgtgcacaaagtgaaaatataattagaaaaaaaggaaagctgggtggtggcacaccccttcaatcccagcactctggaggaagagagagatcgccaaattcaaggccagcctgatacaCATAGagaaatccaggacagccaggactacacggagaaaccctgtcttgaaaagcaaaacaagccgggcggtggtggcgcacgcctgtaatcccagcactctgggaggcagaggcaggcagatttctgagtttacaGAGTGGtttcagcctggtttacagagtgagttccaggacagacagggctacacagacagactctgtctcaaaaaaacaaaaaaaaaaggaaaaaaaaaaaaaaaggaaaaaaaaaagaaaaaagaacgtTCCtgacattttcattaatttttttgcttttttattgagacagggtttctttgtgtagccctggctgtcctagactagGGTGGcttcaaacacagagatctgcctgtctctgcctcccaaatactgggactAAAGAAAGGCCTGAGCCATCACTGCCTGGGTAGTCCCAGTATTTTCAAGGCTCTCAGAAAAAACAGAGAACATTGTTGATTTTTTAGAGTGGTTCAGACAGATATGTACAAGTACCCTATGCCTGGTACTCCGAACTGTGAGCCCAGCCTTcatgggctgcagagtgagtgaCTCAGTAGAGAAGGccggctgcccttgcagaggacccaggttctgtccccaaaacacacacacacacacatacacacacacacatacacacacaaacacacatacacagacacacacacacacacacacacacacacaccatcatctaaccaccatctataactccaatccTAGGGGATTTGAGGCCATCTCCTGGTTCTAAGACCTCCAGGcacacgtgcaggcaaaacactcatacacaaaaataaactaaAGGCCGGgaggtggtagtgcacacctttaatcccagcacttgggaggcagaggcaggtggatttctgagtttgaggccagcctggtctacagagtgagttccaggacagccagggctacacagagaaaccctgtctcggaaaacaaaaaacaataacaaaaaacaaaacaataaaaaaaactgggaaaaaaaaaaccccagaaaaacCTGTCTTCACTTCTCTCGATCTGGCCTGGGGTCACAGATATTTAAACCAGtgttcctgcttctctgtcccccCTCATGAATGATGGGGTATCCCTTTGGCACTGACTGGAAACCCCTCAGATCTGGGCTTCCCAGGTGAGCTCTGGTTCCAGGAGTTTATCTATTGACTTCACTGTATCCGgattttgggacagggtctctctttagGCTGGGCTCACCTGGAACTCTGCATCCAAGGTGTGTCTCTGGTTCATTAAAgtaatcatcctgcctcagctgcccaagggctaggattatgAGTTTGAGCCATCTCACTCCCACAAACCTCTAGTTTTCCACCAGGTCCTTTATCTAGCCTGAGAATGGAAGAGAGATCAGAAGCAGATGGAGTCTATAAAGGCCTGGCCTGGGGATAGGTGGCTGGTCTGGGAGCTCACTTCATGTTTAGGAGCTCACTGTCTATCGTGTTCTCAGTCCCATCAGTGTCTGTGCTATATTCTGACCCCTTATTCTGGTTTCTGGTAGCATAGGTTACTGCACGTAATTTCCTGCCCTAGTTTTTGTGGCCTGACCTAACCTAGCTGGGAGTTTCCTCTGGACTTTCAATTTAGTCCTAATAGCTTCTGTGTACATGTAACTTTGAATTCCCAAGTGGTTTTCCTGTCACGATTCTGCATGTCTGACGTGAGCATCGCTGGCTATTCTTCCTTCTAAGATTCAGATGTCTCTTTCCATGTTAGCTCTGTATTCCTGCCTTAGTATTACGACCATTGACTCCAGGAAGATGCTTTCCAGTCAGTCCCCTGCCTCAACTCTGACCTTGGAAAACTCACATGCactattccttttttaaatttttatattttattttattttatttattttattttatttttagatgaggtctcactatgcagcccttgCTACCTGGAACTCTTTGTacagaccaggccagccttgagctcacagagagtgGCCTGCCTCTGTACCCGAAGCACTAAGATTAAAAGCCATACTcagctttttccttcttttaaaagagtcaaaggattggagagatggctcagcagttgagcactggctgctcttccagaggacctgagttcaattcccagcaattacatggcggctcaaaaccatctgtaatgggatctaatgccctcttctggcatacaaGTATATATGAAGATAgagtacccatatacataaaataaaagaaatcttaaaaaatataaatcaaagttGTCCAGTTGTTCTACCTCCTAAGCCCAGTGCAACATTTCCAAGCCATAGCCTCTCTAAAATGATCAGAGGCCTTTaattcctgggaggcagaggcaggtggatctctgtgagttcaaagctagcctccCTGATATACATAGTGAGTTGCATGGCTACACTGTGAGGCCCTATCTTAGGttagataaaactgaaaatgaagtcaGAATTTCCTTTAAAAAGCCTTATctagagccgggtggtggtggtgcatgcctgtaatcctagcatttgggaggcagaggcaggcggatttctgagtttgaggccagcctggtctacagagtgagttccaggacaaccagggctacacagagaaaccctgtctcaggaaaaaaacaaaaaaacaaaaaacaaaaaaaatccaaaaacaaaaacaataaaaagcctCATCTAGCCCACAGAGAAGGTGGCTCAAGAATTTTTTCCAGCACTAGAAGCAACTGAGCCGCGCCCCCCCACCCCGCAGGAGGCCCAGAAAAATCTTCAAAGCCAACCACCCCATGGATGCTGAAGTTACTAAGGCCAAGCTTCTGGGGTTCAGCTCTGCTCTCCTGGACAATGTGGATCCCAACCCTGAGAACTTTATGGGTGCTGGAATCATCCAGACAAAAGCTCTGTAGGTGGGGTGTCTGCTTAGGCCGGAGCCCAATGCCCAGGCCCAAATGTACCGCCAAACCCTGCGCACCAGCAAAGAACCTATCTCCCATCACCTGTGTGAGCTGCTGGCCCAGCAGTTCTGAGCCCTGGACTTGCCTTGGGATATGGCCAGTGCCAGGCAGCCCTGGGATGAGGCAGCTGTGGTGGAGGGGGGCAGCGAGGGGACCTCCAGTGGCGACAGCAAAGACCCCAGGGTAGGGGCATGCCTGGGAGCTTCCTCTGgccttttgtattttatttttgttcatctGCTGCTGTTTACATTCTAGGGGGGTCAAGGGAAGCACCCCCCTTCCCTTGTCCCCTGAAGCACAGAGGGGAGAGGGGCCACGGAAGTAGgtatctcctcccttccccactacttttcccccctcccctttccccatccAGGGGCCATGTATTATTGAGAGCGAATAGAGACGCTAAtattaccccccccccaaagcctcATCTGAGAGACCGTGGAGCCTCAAACATGGAATAGAggttatattcattatttactgTTTAGATTCAACCGATTATCCTTCAATTCCAAGGAGTGTTTGTGTCGGACTGATTAGACAGGGTAATATACTGTCTACAGCTGGGAGTAGCAGCTCAAACCTGTAACTTCCCTCATTTCCTCGAACCTGTAACTTCCCTCATCACTGAGGAAGctgaagaaggaagcttgctgTGAGTTCAGGGTCAGTCTATGCTACACGgtgattccaggccagcctgggctacatagcaagactttgtATAAAAGATACTGtatgcagggcagtggtggcgcactcctgtaatcccagaactctgggaggcagaggcagaggcaggtggatttctgagtttgaggccagcctggtctacagagtgagttccaggacagccagggctatacagagaaaccctatctcgaaaaacaacaacaacaacaacaaaaagatactgtatgcctttaatctcagggcTCAGGAGGTGGCGTCAGGCTGAACTGTTTGAGTGGCAGTCTggtatacatagcaagttccaagccaccCGGAGCTACAGAgggagacccagtctcaaataaCTAAATAAACCGAAGTgatcaaaaggaaggaaaaagaaactacAGCTTCCAGTAGGCACTACTTTGTAACAAAGGAAAGGGAATATAGGTACCACTGCACCTGTATCATGTATACAAACTACAACTCCCAGGGTAGCAACATCTCAGCAGGGTGAGAGGCGTGACTGAACTCTCACAGGAGGCGGGAACCTTTCCGGAGCCAcccagacagcttccagaaaagggCGTGGCCATGTGACCACCAGGAAGTTACCTGTAGAATCTTTTATGTTGCTCTCTGTCCACCTTGGCAGCCACCCCTTCATTGCAAAGCCGCGGACCAATAAGCCCTTAAAAAGAGGTAAAGAGAGGTGGGCAAAAACTCGTGGCAAAGATTGGCTATTGTATTCCCAGGAGGGAccaaatagcttttttttttttaacctgctgAGTCAGGTGAACCGACTCTCTGTGGGGCAACCTGCTTAGAAAAAAAAACGAAGGAAATGGTCGTTTGCTCATTCTGAAGACTAAACacagatcatatcatctgcaagacCCACTTGTGGGTCACGGTCTGTAACCCTTACTCCGCCTCAGAGGGCGGGGAAAATTGGAGAATTTGGGGGCCCGCAAAAGAAAGGCCTGCCAAGGCTAACTGCAGGAACCGATAGACAACCATGGCTTCCACCGTCTGGGGGGGTGCCCCCTGGTGGGGCCCAccgcccccagccccagcccggCCTCTCACAGACATAGACTTCTGCTCCGGCGCCCAGCTGCAGGAGCTCACTCAGCTGATTCAGGAGCTGGGTGTTCAAGAGAGCTGGAGTGAAGGGCCCAGGCCTGGAGCTGATCTTCTCCGAGCCAAGGATTTTGTCTTCTCTCTACTTGGTAAGTAATTATCAACCGTGGGACTTTGCAAACCCCAGCCTCGCCATTTTCTGCCCCGGCTTTGAACCATGAAACCTTCACGACTCTTTCTCTTCTTAGGCCTAGTTCACCGCCAGGACCCTCGTTTTCCACCCCAGGCAGAACTCTTGCTGCTTCGCGGTGGGATTCGCGAAGGTTCCCTAGATTTAGGGCACGCCCCCTTAGGGCCCTACTCCCGGGGACCTCATTATGATGCCGCCTTTACACTCCTTGTGCCTGTGTTTTCTCTGGATGGCACTGGGCCCGAGCTGCTACTGGATCTGGAATCCTGTTCTGCATGGCTCCGCCTTCCAGAACTGATGCGCGGAATTTTGGTCCGGGAGGCCTGGCAGGATTGCCTAGGACCTCCTGTCCCAGGAGAAAGTGATATGACTCACCAAACCCATAGCAAAGAGAGTCCCACCGACCGAGAAAACTCTGTAGATAAGTCACGTGATTATGTCCCTGAACCTGAGCCACACATGTCTTCGCAAAAATCATCTAGTGACCTTTCAGGGTCCCAATCGTCTTATAATGACATCGCCAATCTTGGAACTCCTGAACCTTTGGAAATACCGAGTAGTGACGCCTTGGAAGCCGACGAAAGCCCAGTACCAAAGCCGTCGGAGGCTCCAGAGGCATGGCCCACATTATGCCCGACCCAAGTAACTTCATGGTTCTTTGTTAAGTTGGCTGAGGTTGCTGAGTCCCTGATCCCGGTCCCAGGAGCCCCACGGCTAGTTCATGCAGCTCGCCACGCGGGTGTCACCACGGTCCTCCTGGCAACTCCAGAGCCCCCACGCCACCTCCTGCTCTTCGACTTGGTCCCGGTGGTGACCGTGACGGGCTGGCCCGACAGGGCTCGGAGCCATTCGTGGGCGGGTCCACTGGTCTCTGAATCGGCCTCTTTCTACCTAGTGCCCGGCAGCCTCCCGGAGCAGCAGGGCGCCTCT
Proteins encoded in this region:
- the Tmem102 gene encoding transmembrane protein 102, which gives rise to MASTVWGGAPWWGPPPPAPARPLTDIDFCSGAQLQELTQLIQELGVQESWSEGPRPGADLLRAKDFVFSLLGLVHRQDPRFPPQAELLLLRGGIREGSLDLGHAPLGPYSRGPHYDAAFTLLVPVFSLDGTGPELLLDLESCSAWLRLPELMRGILVREAWQDCLGPPVPGESDMTHQTHSKESPTDRENSVDKSRDYVPEPEPHMSSQKSSSDLSGSQSSYNDIANLGTPEPLEIPSSDALEADESPVPKPSEAPEAWPTLCPTQVTSWFFVKLAEVAESLIPVPGAPRLVHAARHAGVTTVLLATPEPPRHLLLFDLVPVVTVTGWPDRARSHSWAGPLVSESASFYLVPGSLPEQQGASGWQLCFARQELALKARIPAPLLQAHAAAQALLRPLVAGTRAAAPYLLRTLLYWACERLPALYLARPENAGACCLGLLDELSRVLEAGALPHYFLSGRMLRVGDGSAALRGALIQLRGDPAQALREAVEEAKVARKGGGLAGVGGGTH
- the Spem3 gene encoding uncharacterized protein SPEM3 — its product is MGERIYHGAHSCSGTNFRKCQDLGDSILLILGTFILLNVGINVVTLLWKHLKGSLRILFHHYFPKDTKNLYSRIPARFHHRPSFLPGHVNHLDSWIPDTNDENISRCCWMPPQCGHGRVPTEAPWELWKEGLVGAGEAPQATAMKTQAPSFARPEVSPQIPKISKLNMGPPSSPQANKTKAPVDSPSHAPAQALTYTSTNTHEHPSTQSQTQTSEHSEFRAQGVKHTLAHAPPSRESDFVPALSEVPKPVKAPSPTSSRQPAPTPPYPPIQSPNHSQSHALGQAKSRTLPSSPLQVPAPTPAQGLAHSPKRNSVRTSRQPPTKSPTYASYQSQVHNPVRIPVQTLTHSQGDVPKETSQVLAHAPRHSPIHLYARTSVPTPTSAPAPAPTFTPATCVLAPVPTCAPAPALALSMTMTTPAPAQVPTTTSTPILSAVPSMVATFGPNFSTGHMVYDARRVKQNTFPKPSSQDSRYFRKDLNILSRPQEVTGLVNSGSAEQTPKQHGGDSAEPPSGPRLGYLELGNMEWKISENAKDKFSQPKTFPYSNTHPCCSERKTEAAQAPLYHQYLVYAQDAMPSKPCLHSPSTTQSTLPTVPPPCTLSLPLVSPRTFAVSQSNHQKLSNLTQAPSFLSTPNSPQTASSSHFSIPSQFSTISQSLIQPPNPENQNLNQGPGLQKTPSLAKDSGVPKNTGLTQDIGLRKNPSLNPNPGLQKNPGLTEDPGIHKNPSLTPNPGFQKNPGLTQDPGLHKNPGLTLTPGVNKNLGFYKFPNHTQDLYLCMTPNSSQDSCLQKNLDIPQDSGLRSPAAIQDASILSNHPALGAASGQRTLSFMQDSLVYRNAPLNQDTVINKNKDPSLATNYKRPDPCQDSGGNNVTENVQHPEVCRNVGLTQDSRPQKNRHHTEDSEVNKSSELTQESGPHKSLGLAQTSCLHKSSGLTQDSGDYKNLGLIQDSGICRGPDLIQDSDSYKSSSLVNATETEKRSDLNQDVSIYSSEHSQSSNLQESPTTEQDPCPHQDPALGRGSSFKPPGLTQQASPCKDSGLILDPGLAKRLSYVPESVGTDSTQISGSLQSVMLTPSPVKPFVCKMASQKDNTEQHLPWTSVPVNQNSCPSKAQVISADLKTFSEVPVLIELQSPSRRLDSQDWVYHPVDTGPPACQKYRQMSMPPKINWKPHCPGPGTRSGHVVFDSRQKPLVTGREKCEALSSRRFRQETPRNSEETQKEWGYQNVLRTFNKEGTNTRRE